A window of Drosophila subobscura isolate 14011-0131.10 chromosome E, UCBerk_Dsub_1.0, whole genome shotgun sequence contains these coding sequences:
- the LOC117892139 gene encoding alpha-amylase A produces MFLTKSIVCIAFLAIANAQFNTNYAAGRSGMVHLFEWKWDDIAAECENFLGPQGYAGIQVSPVNENAVKDGRPWWERYQPISYKLTTRSGNEQQFASMVRRCNNVGVRTYVDVVFNHMSADGGTYGTAGSTASPSTKSYPAVPFSSLDFNPTCGISNYNDANQVRNCELVGLRDLNQGNSYVRDKVVEFLDHLIDLGVAGFRVDAAKHMWPADLGVIYGRLKNLNTDHGFAFGSKAYIVQEVIDMGGEAISKSEYTGLGAVTEFRHSDSIGKCFRGKDKLTYMSNWGTGWGFAASDRSLVFVDNHDNQRGHGAGGADVLTYKVPKQYKMASAFMLAHPFGTPRVMSSFSFDDTDQGPPTTDGQNIASPTFNSDKSCGGGWVCEHRWRQIYSMVAFRNAAADAALQNWWSNGSNQVAFSRGNKAFVAFNNDNYDLNSSLQTGLPAGTYCDVISGEKSGSSCTGQSVTVGSDGRASINISSSAADGVVAIHVNAKL; encoded by the exons ATGTTCCTGACAAAGTCCATCGTTTGCATCGCCTTCCTGGCGATCGCCAACGCCCAGTTCAACACCAACTATGCCGCTGGCCGCAGCGGTATGGTCCACCTCTTCGAGTGGAAGTGGGACGACATCGCCGCCGAGTGCGAGAACTTCCTGGGCCCCCAGGGCTACGCCGGTATTCAG GTGTCGCCAGTGAACGAGAACGCCGTGAAGGATGGCCGCCCGTGGTGGGAGCGCTACCAGCCCATCTCATACAAGCTGACCACCCGTTCTGGCAACGAGCAGCAATTCGCCAGCATGGTCAGGCGTTGCAACAACGTCGGAGTGCGCACCTACGTGGACGTCGTCTTCAACCATATGTCAGCCGATGGTGGCACCTACGGAACCGCCGGCAGCACcgccagccccagcaccaAGAGCTACCCTGCAGTGCCCTTCTCCTCTCTGGACTTCAACCCCACCTGCGGCATCTCGAACTACAACGACGCCAACCAGGTTCGCAACTGCGAGCTGGTGGGTCTGCGTGACCTGAACCAGGGCAACTCCTATGTCCGGGACAAGGTTGTGGAGTTCTTGGACCATTTGATCGATCTTGGTGTGGCTGGATTCCGCGTTGACGCTGCCAAGCACATGTGGCCCGCAGATCTGGGTGTCATCTATGGCCGCCTTAAGAATCTGAACACCGATCACGGCTTCGCGTTCGGATCCAAGGCCTACATCGTGCAGGAGGTCATCGACATGGGTGGCGAGGCCATCAGCAAGAGCGAGTACACTGGCCTGGGCGCCGTCACCGAGTTCCGTCACTCCGACTCAATCGGCAAGTGCTTCCGCGGCAAGGATAAGCTGACTTACATGTCCAACTGGGGCACCGGCTGGGGCTTTGCTGCCTCCGATCGCTCGCTCGTCTTCGTAGACAACCACGACAACCAGCGCGGGCACGGTGCAGGTGGGGCTGATGTGCTCACCTACAAGGTGCCCAAGCAGTACAAGATGGCCTCCGCCTTCATGTTGGCCCATCCCTTCGGCACTCCCCGTGTCAtgtcctccttctccttcgaCGACACTGACCAGGGTCCACCCACCACTGACGGACAAAACATTGCTTCTCCCACCTTCAACAGCGACAAGTCCTGCGGCGGCGGATGGGTGTGCGAGCACCGCTGGCGCCAGATCTACAGCATGGTCGCCTTCAGAAACGCCGCCGCCGATGCGGCTCTCCAGAACTGGTGGTCCAACGGAAGCAACCAGGTCGCCTTCAGCCGTGGCAACAAGGCTTTCGTGGCCTTTAACAACGACAACTACGATCTTAACAGCTCCCTGCAGACGGGTCTGCCCGCCGGCACCTACTGCGACGTCATCTCCGGCGAGAAGAGCGGCTCCTCTTGCACAGGCCAGAGCGTCACCGTTGGCTCCGATGGACGCGCCAGCATCAACATTAGCAGCTCCGCTGCCGATGGTGTCGTGGCCATCCACGTCAACGCCAAGTTGTAA
- the LOC117890994 gene encoding alpha-amylase A-like, translating to MFLTKSIVCIAFLAIANAQFNTNYAAGRSGMVHLFEWKWDDIAAECENFLGPQGYAGIQVSPVNENAVKDGRPWWERYQPISYKLTTRSGNEQQFASMVRRCNNVGVRTYVDVVFNHMSADGGTYGTAGSTASPSTKSYPAVPFSSLDFNPTCGISNYNDANQVRNCELVGLRDLNQGNSYVRDKVVEFLDHLIDLGVAGFRVDAAKHMWPADLGVIYGRLTNLNTDHGFAYGSKAYIVQEVIDMGGEAISKSEYTGLGAVTEFRHSDSIGKCFRGKDKLTYMSNWGTGWGFAASDRSLVFVDNHDNQRGHGAGGADVLTYKVPKQYKMASAFMLAHPFGTPRVMSSFSFDDTDQGPPTTDGQNIASPTFNSDKSCGGGWVCEHRWRQIYSMVAFRNAAADAALQNWWSNGSNQVAFSRGNKAFVAFNNDNYDLNSSLQTGLPAGTYCDVISGEKSGSSCTGQSVTVGSDGRASINISSSAADGVVAIHVNAKL from the exons ATGTTCCTGACAAAGTCCATCGTTTGCATCGCCTTCCTGGCGATCGCCAACGCCCAGTTCAACACCAACTATGCCGCTGGCCGCAGCGGTATGGTCCACCTCTTCGAGTGGAAGTGGGACGACATCGCCGCCGAGTGCGAGAACTTCCTGGGCCCCCAGGGCTACGCCGGTATTCAG GTGTCGCCAGTGAACGAGAACGCCGTGAAGGATGGCCGCCCGTGGTGGGAGCGCTACCAGCCCATCTCATACAAGCTGACCACCCGTTCTGGCAACGAGCAGCAATTCGCCAGCATGGTCAGGCGTTGCAACAACGTCGGAGTGCGCACCTACGTGGACGTCGTCTTCAACCATATGTCAGCCGATGGTGGCACCTACGGAACCGCCGGCAGCACcgccagccccagcaccaAGAGCTACCCTGCAGTGCCCTTCTCCTCTTTGGACTTCAACCCCACCTGCGGCATCTCGAACTACAACGACGCCAACCAGGTTCGCAACTGCGAGCTGGTGGGTCTGCGTGACCTGAACCAGGGCAACTCCTATGTCCGGGACAAGGTTGTGGAGTTCTTGGACCATTTGATCGATCTTGGTGTGGCTGGATTCCGCGTTGACGCTGCCAAGCACATGTGGCCCGCAGATCTGGGTGTCATCTATGGCCGCCTTACGAATCTGAACACCGATCACGGCTTCGCGTACGGATCCAAGGCCTACATCGTGCAGGAGGTCATCGACATGGGTGGCGAGGCCATCAGCAAGAGCGAGTACACTGGCCTGGGCGCCGTCACCGAGTTCCGTCACTCCGACTCAATCGGCAAGTGCTTCCGCGGCAAGGATAAGCTGACTTACATGTCCAACTGGGGCACCGGCTGGGGCTTTGCTGCCTCCGATCGCTCGCTCGTCTTCGTAGACAACCACGACAACCAGCGCGGGCACGGTGCAGGTGGGGCTGATGTGCTCACCTACAAGGTGCCCAAGCAGTACAAGATGGCCTCCGCCTTCATGTTGGCCCATCCCTTCGGCACTCCCCGTGTCAtgtcctccttctccttcgaCGACACTGACCAGGGTCCACCCACCACTGACGGACAAAACATTGCTTCTCCCACCTTCAACAGCGACAAGTCCTGCGGCGGCGGATGGGTGTGCGAGCACCGCTGGCGCCAGATCTACAGCATGGTCGCCTTCAGAAACGCCGCCGCCGATGCGGCTCTCCAGAACTGGTGGTCCAACGGAAGCAACCAGGTCGCCTTCAGCCGTGGCAACAAGGCTTTCGTGGCCTTTAACAACGACAACTACGATCTTAACAGCTCCCTGCAGACGGGTCTGCCCGCCGGCACCTACTGCGACGTCATCTCCGGCGAGAAGAGCGGCTCCTCTTGCACAGGCCAGAGCGTCACCGTTGGCTCCGATGGACGCGCCAGCATCAACATTAGCAGCTCCGCTGCCGATGGTGTCGTGGCCATCCACGTCAACGCCAAGTTGTAA
- the LOC117890996 gene encoding uncharacterized protein LOC117890996, with protein MKRFFLRCRISHISVLQINVVLLLAGLIFLMDVFNHMYVKNTLLRDATIVPGALLAWMFLTRFVTMLGYILNAILGIRMAQRKSLFKFAFYMLISFILLLYTLSIAASRLMYRSRFELTAKMMVLLLWRNHKLGKLEEEFGCCGEAGLIDYQISTEKRNWASGGCCGAQDCDGCLDKLIQYLWGIEMEVARDNFILFILLLIGAILMTCEVPRRSKRDRREAGGEKQGVI; from the coding sequence ATGAAAAGATTCTTCCTTCGGTGTCGCATATCACACATCTCTGTGCTGCAGATCAATGTGGTATTGCTTTTGGCAGGGTTAATCTTCCTGATGGATGTGTTTAACCACATGTATGTGAAGAACACACTGCTCAGGGACGCCACCATTGTTCCGGGCGCTCTGCTTGCCTGGATGTTCCTAACGCGCTTTGTTACCATGTTGGGGTACATCCTGAACGCGATTCTAGGCATCCGTATGGCCCAGCGAAAAAGCTTGTTCAAGTTTGCATTCTACATGTTAATTAGCTTTATTCTGCTGCTGTACACGCTGAGCATAGCAGCGTCTCGGCTTATGTATCGATCACGCTTTGAGCTCACCGCCAAGATgatggttctgctgctgtggaggaATCACAAGTTAGGaaagctggaggaggagttcGGCTGCTGTGGCGAAGCGGGCCTAATCGATTACCAAATCTCAACCGAGAAACGCAACTGGGCCAGTGGAGGATGCTGTGGGGCACAGGACTGCGACGGCTGCCTCGATAAGCTGATCCAGTACCTCTGGGGCATCGAGATGGAGGTGGCGCGGGATAACTTTATTCtattcattttgcttttgatAGGAGCGATACTCATGACGTGTGAAGTTCCACGGCGATCAAAACGAGACAGACGAGAGGCCGGAGGAGAGAAGCAAGGGGTCATCTAA